A single region of the Moorena sp. SIOASIH genome encodes:
- a CDS encoding carbonic anhydrase, translating into MKQLIQGLHQFQTKYFETHRDLFELLSHGQHPRVLFITCSDSRIDPSLITQTEPGEMFIIRNAGNIIPPYGASNGGEPAAVEYAIYALGINEIVVCGHYRCGAMKGLLKIDKLEEDMPAVYQWLKHAEATRRIIKEHYQDYEGDELLNGAVEENVLNQLQNLRTYPVIQSRLRSEEIRLHGWVYKIETGEVLEYSPLQKQFVPPQTQFSRGAWITPQQQARIYKGSPE; encoded by the coding sequence CCAAATACTTCGAGACCCACCGAGACCTATTTGAGTTACTGTCTCACGGGCAGCATCCCAGAGTACTATTCATCACCTGTTCAGATTCTCGCATTGACCCGAGTCTGATTACTCAAACTGAGCCTGGTGAAATGTTCATCATCCGCAATGCTGGGAATATCATACCGCCTTATGGAGCAAGTAATGGCGGTGAACCAGCAGCAGTAGAGTATGCTATTTATGCCTTAGGCATTAACGAAATTGTCGTATGCGGTCACTATCGCTGTGGAGCGATGAAAGGTTTACTGAAAATCGACAAGCTAGAAGAGGACATGCCAGCGGTTTACCAATGGCTCAAGCATGCCGAAGCTACTCGCCGGATTATCAAAGAACACTATCAAGACTATGAAGGTGATGAACTCCTGAATGGGGCGGTGGAGGAAAATGTCCTTAACCAGCTACAAAATTTACGTACTTACCCAGTTATTCAATCTCGACTCAGAAGTGAGGAAATTCGGCTTCATGGCTGGGTCTATAAGATAGAAACGGGAGAGGTTCTGGAATATAGTCCACTGCAAAAACAGTTTGTACCACCTCAAACCCAGTTTTCAAGAGGAGCATGGATAACACCTCAGCAGCAAGCAAGAATTTATAAAGGTTCTCCGGAATAA
- a CDS encoding DUF29 family protein yields the protein MEELITLKELLYEGKIPEALELIEELEEISKSDKLNKLFSYGIILLLQLIKKAAEKRTTKSWEVSIRNAVKQIQRTNKRHKAKGTYLTEAELLETLEDAYQSALDRASLEAFEGTYEAE from the coding sequence ATGGAAGAATTAATCACTCTAAAGGAATTACTGTACGAAGGCAAAATCCCTGAAGCCCTGGAACTGATTGAAGAATTGGAGGAGATCAGCAAATCGGATAAACTGAATAAACTATTTAGCTACGGAATTATTCTGCTGTTACAGCTAATCAAAAAAGCGGCTGAGAAACGGACGACTAAATCTTGGGAAGTATCAATCCGTAATGCTGTTAAACAAATTCAACGAACTAATAAGCGCCACAAGGCTAAAGGAACTTATCTAACCGAAGCGGAATTATTAGAAACTTTAGAAGATGCCTATCAATCCGCACTAGACCGCGCTTCATTAGAAGCATTTGAAGGAACTTATGAAGCTGAATAA
- the sbcC gene encoding exonuclease subunit SbcC codes for MIPIQITLKNFLSYRDATLDFRGLHTACICGQNGAGKSSLLEAITWAIWGQSRVASENDVIHTGAKEVRVDFIFQNNQQTHRIIRTRHRKQGSSLEFQVETPNGFKSLTQKGVRATQLLIIANLKLDYDTFINSSYLRQGRADEFMVRRPSERKQILADLLKLDQYEKLADQAKDLSKQLKGQVEQLEQSLQGIKEQLGERDAIAKETATLETALHQLQQDQDQDAQQLKQLQAIGHQRNSWEQQLNFVRTQYRNLTQDCDRIQQDIATAVAQQQQLSELLSQDQQITAGYAEYLQLQELEESLAAKLQTYQKAQQQRQQLQQQLNQEINQLNLQIRDIQAQLEALGTQEQEIQDTLSRSGQVATALAQLNRSRERLKQLDNLQLEVSPLLQRRGSIQSELDRVQARLSAKLEELVSSEKQLSQQVATTPQLRQAALQLEAELGELEKKRVYLSRLQDKGLERRGFRERLQENQRRYEKLLGELTQKIELLQVQNAVCPLCEQPLDAAHSHRVIQKTTAEHKDVQDQFWVVREQLTVCERELQVLRHEYSQISKQLSPYEELLEQRGQLAAQLEATDEVYDRLYEVSEEKKELQQSLSIPGYGVELHEELRQLDLRVQQLNYDEQTHALARGEVDRWRWAEIHSAKLEEARRRQEKIDAQKPQLQGKLDTLQASVHQLQTNSPLKQQLDQLDRYIAEIGYNLDAHNQVRASLRQAQSWQLPYQELQTAQEQQPQVGQRLASLTQSLQSRRSNLKEVNTQIEDIVKQMEQSPDVTRDIQALEQGMKQRRREMDKQLSQQGRLQQRLQQLESLQSQYQQQLEKLQQLQRQYRVHQELAIAFGKNGIQALMIENILPQLEAQSNQILARLTGNQLHIQIVTQKAGSRSSKKKTKLIDTLDILIADATGTRPYETYSGGEAFRINFAIRLALAQLLAQRSGTSLQMLIVDEGFGTQDAEGCERLIAAINAIASDFACILTVTHMPQFKEAFQTRIEVSKTSLGSQLSLSM; via the coding sequence ATGATTCCTATCCAAATAACCCTAAAAAACTTCCTCAGCTACCGCGACGCAACTCTAGACTTTCGGGGTCTTCACACTGCCTGTATTTGTGGTCAGAATGGAGCCGGGAAATCGTCCCTGCTAGAAGCCATTACCTGGGCGATTTGGGGACAAAGCCGTGTTGCTTCGGAAAACGATGTCATCCATACTGGGGCGAAGGAAGTCCGAGTAGACTTTATTTTTCAAAATAATCAACAAACCCATCGAATTATTCGGACTCGCCACCGAAAACAGGGGAGTTCCCTAGAGTTTCAAGTGGAAACACCAAATGGTTTTAAGTCTTTAACCCAGAAAGGAGTACGAGCAACTCAATTATTAATAATAGCGAATCTCAAGCTAGATTACGATACCTTTATCAACTCCTCTTACCTGCGTCAAGGTCGAGCCGATGAGTTTATGGTCAGGCGTCCCAGTGAACGGAAACAAATTCTGGCAGATTTGCTCAAACTAGACCAGTACGAAAAATTGGCAGACCAGGCAAAGGATTTGTCAAAGCAGTTGAAAGGTCAAGTAGAACAGCTAGAGCAAAGTTTGCAGGGTATTAAGGAACAACTCGGAGAACGGGATGCGATCGCAAAGGAAACAGCTACCCTGGAAACTGCCTTACACCAGCTGCAACAAGACCAAGACCAAGACGCCCAACAACTCAAACAACTACAAGCCATTGGACATCAGCGGAATAGCTGGGAACAACAGCTGAACTTTGTTAGGACACAATATCGTAATCTTACTCAAGATTGCGATCGCATACAACAAGACATTGCTACTGCTGTTGCTCAACAACAACAACTTTCTGAACTACTCTCTCAAGACCAACAAATTACTGCTGGTTATGCCGAATACCTCCAGCTACAAGAACTTGAAGAAAGTCTTGCCGCCAAATTACAGACTTATCAGAAAGCGCAACAGCAACGACAACAACTCCAACAGCAGCTCAATCAAGAAATTAATCAACTTAATCTGCAAATTCGTGATATCCAAGCTCAACTAGAAGCCTTGGGTACTCAAGAGCAAGAGATTCAAGATACCCTCTCCCGTTCAGGGCAAGTGGCTACAGCCCTCGCACAACTTAACCGATCTCGTGAACGCCTCAAGCAGCTAGATAATCTGCAACTAGAAGTCTCTCCCTTGTTGCAACGCCGTGGGTCTATCCAAAGCGAACTTGACCGGGTTCAAGCCAGACTCAGTGCCAAATTAGAAGAACTAGTCTCTTCTGAAAAACAGTTATCCCAGCAAGTAGCAACAACACCTCAGCTGAGACAGGCGGCACTTCAGTTAGAGGCTGAACTTGGGGAATTAGAGAAAAAGCGGGTCTACCTGTCTCGGTTACAGGACAAAGGACTAGAACGTCGAGGCTTTCGAGAACGCCTCCAAGAAAACCAACGCCGCTATGAAAAATTATTGGGGGAACTGACCCAAAAAATCGAATTGCTGCAAGTTCAGAACGCAGTTTGTCCCTTATGCGAGCAGCCTCTAGATGCAGCCCATTCTCACCGGGTGATTCAGAAAACTACTGCTGAGCACAAGGATGTTCAAGATCAATTCTGGGTAGTACGAGAGCAGCTAACAGTTTGTGAACGAGAACTTCAGGTGTTGCGCCATGAATACTCCCAAATTTCCAAACAACTCTCTCCTTATGAAGAGTTGCTAGAACAACGGGGACAACTAGCAGCACAACTAGAAGCCACTGACGAAGTTTACGACCGACTCTATGAAGTATCTGAGGAAAAGAAAGAACTGCAACAATCCCTTAGTATTCCTGGTTATGGGGTAGAATTACACGAAGAACTCAGGCAACTCGACCTCCGAGTCCAACAGCTCAACTACGATGAACAAACCCATGCTCTAGCACGGGGGGAAGTTGACCGCTGGCGCTGGGCTGAAATCCACTCGGCTAAGCTAGAAGAAGCACGGCGGCGTCAGGAAAAAATTGATGCCCAGAAACCACAGCTGCAAGGAAAGCTGGATACTCTTCAAGCCTCGGTGCATCAGTTACAAACGAATTCCCCGTTGAAGCAGCAATTGGATCAGCTGGATCGATACATTGCTGAGATTGGCTATAACTTGGATGCTCATAATCAGGTTAGAGCCTCGTTGCGTCAAGCCCAATCTTGGCAACTGCCTTATCAGGAATTACAAACTGCCCAAGAGCAACAGCCCCAAGTCGGTCAACGCTTGGCAAGCCTAACTCAAAGCCTCCAGAGCAGACGCTCTAATCTCAAGGAGGTTAATACACAAATTGAGGACATTGTCAAGCAAATGGAACAAAGTCCTGATGTCACTAGGGACATCCAAGCCTTAGAACAGGGGATGAAGCAGCGCCGACGGGAAATGGATAAACAACTATCCCAGCAGGGGCGTCTCCAACAACGGTTGCAGCAACTGGAATCCCTACAAAGTCAGTATCAACAGCAACTCGAAAAGCTGCAACAACTCCAGCGGCAATATCGGGTGCATCAGGAATTAGCGATCGCATTTGGCAAAAATGGCATCCAGGCTCTAATGATAGAGAATATTTTGCCTCAACTAGAAGCCCAAAGCAATCAAATTTTGGCTAGACTGACTGGGAATCAGTTACACATCCAAATTGTTACCCAAAAGGCAGGGAGTCGGTCTTCTAAGAAAAAAACCAAACTGATTGATACCTTAGATATTTTAATTGCTGATGCCACTGGTACTAGACCTTATGAAACCTATTCCGGTGGTGAAGCATTTCGGATTAATTTTGCCATTCGTCTGGCATTAGCACAACTGTTGGCCCAACGCTCAGGCACATCCTTACAAATGTTGATTGTGGATGAGGGGTTTGGCACCCAAGATGCCGAGGGGTGTGAGCGACTGATTGCAGCAATTAATGCGATCGCATCCGATTTTGCTTGTATTCTAACCGTGACTCATATGCCTCAGTTTAAAGAAGCCTTTCAGACCAGGATTGAAGTATCTAAGACATCCCTTGGCTCTCAGTTAAGTTTATCGATGTGA
- a CDS encoding CHAT domain-containing protein: MVAYYQGLKDRKGRREALSQIQRDWLEGKKGKKYQHPYYWASFIFSGDSTPMEF, translated from the coding sequence ATGGTAGCTTATTATCAAGGATTAAAAGACAGAAAAGGACGCAGGGAAGCCTTATCTCAAATTCAGCGAGACTGGCTTGAAGGAAAGAAAGGGAAAAAATATCAACATCCTTACTATTGGGCAAGTTTTATTTTTTCTGGGGATTCGACACCGATGGAGTTTTGA
- a CDS encoding DUF3685 domain-containing protein: MLCWRKWLIFHSWFTGFSHKPFPIGYLQMSDRITHILLIDDDPVFRLGIRTALQAFEDLLVVAEADTGTEALSRLAALEATNSVDLAILELALDPPNSTEGIALSGLPLCQGLKQEYPNLPILLLTRESQPTVLAAAQALGVNGYCPKGVAISTIVEAIGQIIEGQSYWQTLSNLPTVSYQATGFAPWYQQWRNSGFKQFEAALAQVNSQLQNPRLSNWDWLFWTGRRRELLVARWLADQLLPASIILVEPSRDNSLVPMPKQERSLTVAPMAQSQLSPKAPLVDQTVNWTMNRTMVKLQSGLSNLSGVPLELDILQVEKRAELLGLVFQTFEELVEDLRLSQVTLEQLPQKQQLILKDLWEASVTDFFGKYYTLYTENTQLEVVTILLGNYPIVKKAILDKIPLVIDLLSHRLFDSSLTIDNISYPAHTPEAIQRSEFILDNLIIQIANGVIQPLLNQLADVEIIKVNFYHKNLMSSREIARFRNNLSWRYRQYQLFGEPQAIFESRYDLFILTDTGIKQTSIYAPRRRELEKLGGFQLAVTLAYELRDALSPRLQAAVTWIGNGVVYVLTQVFGRSIGLVVRGVIQGIGSSVQEARFGKNSGRGK; encoded by the coding sequence ATGTTATGCTGGCGTAAATGGCTAATTTTTCATAGTTGGTTTACAGGCTTTAGCCATAAGCCATTTCCTATAGGCTATCTCCAGATGAGCGATCGCATAACTCATATCCTTCTGATTGATGATGACCCAGTTTTCCGATTGGGTATAAGGACTGCCTTGCAAGCCTTCGAGGATCTACTAGTTGTAGCTGAGGCTGATACTGGTACAGAAGCCCTATCAAGATTAGCGGCACTAGAGGCGACCAACTCCGTGGATTTGGCAATTTTGGAACTAGCTTTGGATCCCCCTAATTCAACTGAAGGGATAGCCTTATCAGGATTGCCACTGTGTCAGGGATTAAAGCAGGAGTACCCTAACTTGCCAATCTTACTACTGACCAGGGAATCTCAACCCACTGTACTAGCAGCAGCTCAAGCATTGGGTGTAAATGGGTACTGCCCCAAAGGAGTAGCGATCTCTACCATTGTTGAAGCCATTGGTCAAATTATTGAAGGTCAATCCTATTGGCAGACACTGTCTAACTTACCTACTGTATCTTATCAAGCTACAGGTTTTGCTCCCTGGTATCAACAGTGGCGTAACTCAGGATTCAAACAATTTGAAGCAGCTTTAGCCCAGGTCAATAGTCAGCTGCAAAATCCTCGTCTTTCCAATTGGGATTGGCTGTTTTGGACTGGACGCCGTCGAGAACTGTTGGTAGCCCGTTGGCTGGCAGATCAGCTATTACCTGCTAGCATCATTCTGGTGGAACCGTCACGGGACAATTCCTTAGTCCCAATGCCTAAACAGGAAAGGTCACTGACTGTTGCGCCAATGGCTCAATCCCAGCTTAGCCCTAAGGCACCACTAGTTGACCAGACAGTTAACTGGACAATGAACCGGACAATGGTAAAACTTCAATCCGGTTTATCCAACCTCTCTGGTGTTCCTCTAGAACTTGACATTCTCCAAGTAGAGAAAAGAGCAGAGTTACTTGGTTTAGTCTTCCAAACCTTTGAAGAGCTGGTTGAAGATTTGCGCTTGTCTCAAGTAACACTGGAACAGTTACCTCAGAAGCAACAGCTGATTCTGAAAGATCTGTGGGAAGCATCAGTCACAGATTTCTTCGGAAAGTATTATACCTTGTACACGGAGAATACTCAACTAGAAGTTGTCACTATTTTGCTGGGTAACTATCCCATCGTAAAAAAGGCAATTCTTGATAAAATTCCTCTAGTTATTGACTTATTATCTCATCGACTATTTGACAGCTCATTAACAATTGATAATATCTCCTATCCAGCCCACACCCCTGAAGCAATTCAACGGTCAGAATTTATCCTGGACAATTTAATTATCCAAATTGCTAATGGGGTGATTCAACCGTTATTAAATCAATTGGCAGATGTAGAAATTATTAAGGTAAATTTTTATCATAAAAATCTAATGTCATCCCGGGAAATTGCTCGATTTCGCAATAATCTCTCCTGGCGATATCGCCAATATCAACTATTTGGTGAGCCACAAGCAATTTTTGAGAGTCGATATGATTTATTTATCCTAACTGACACTGGCATTAAACAAACCAGTATCTATGCTCCCCGGCGTCGAGAATTAGAAAAGCTGGGAGGTTTCCAGCTAGCTGTGACTTTAGCCTATGAGCTACGGGATGCTCTTTCTCCCCGTCTGCAAGCGGCTGTTACTTGGATTGGTAATGGTGTGGTGTATGTCTTAACCCAAGTCTTTGGTAGAAGTATTGGTCTAGTGGTTCGTGGTGTAATTCAGGGCATTGGTAGTAGCGTCCAAGAGGCCAGGTTTGGGAAAAATTCTGGACGTGGGAAGTAG
- a CDS encoding transposase, translated as MLVMEFKAVLKKPQELAINEAIRTARFVRNKVLRYWMDNRGVGKKELYRYNTQLRDEFEFVKNLNSHACQASVENVERAIKRFFDNCKKKVPGKKGYPKFKKHSRSVEYKQSGWKLSPDKKSIKFTDKKGIGKVKLKGTWDLWCFEQKLIKRVRVVQRADGYYVQFCVKIDNSEQLEATGYTIGLDVGLKDFYTDSDGYSEPNPRFYRKGEKRLKFHQRRVSRKKKGSTNRKKAINRLGRTHLKISRQREEHAKILARCVIRSNDLVAYEDLRVKNLVKNHCLAKSINDAGWYKFREWLEHFGTKFGRITVAVNPAYTSQNCSSCGEVVKKSLSTRTHVCKCGCQLDRDHNAAINILTIALGTVGHTGTYQNARGDSTSTLLGSDLVEQVGSLNRESPGISAMGSVKRRFDGIPPIVIRV; from the coding sequence GTGTTAGTTATGGAGTTCAAGGCTGTGTTGAAAAAGCCTCAAGAGTTGGCAATCAATGAAGCTATTAGAACTGCTCGCTTTGTCAGGAACAAAGTGCTTCGGTACTGGATGGACAATCGCGGAGTAGGGAAGAAAGAACTCTATCGCTACAACACTCAACTAAGGGACGAATTTGAATTTGTCAAGAATCTTAACAGCCATGCTTGTCAAGCCTCTGTTGAGAATGTAGAGCGTGCTATTAAGCGGTTCTTCGACAATTGCAAGAAGAAAGTCCCAGGAAAAAAAGGATACCCAAAATTCAAGAAGCATTCCAGGTCTGTTGAGTACAAGCAATCAGGATGGAAACTATCCCCCGACAAAAAGTCAATCAAGTTTACAGACAAGAAAGGGATAGGAAAAGTTAAACTCAAAGGTACGTGGGACTTATGGTGCTTCGAGCAAAAACTCATCAAGCGAGTTCGTGTAGTACAAAGAGCCGATGGGTATTACGTTCAGTTCTGCGTAAAAATTGACAATTCAGAACAACTGGAAGCTACTGGATATACCATTGGCCTGGATGTTGGACTAAAAGACTTTTACACCGACTCTGATGGATATTCAGAACCTAACCCTAGATTCTATCGCAAAGGCGAAAAACGCTTAAAGTTTCATCAACGTAGAGTTTCCCGAAAAAAGAAAGGCTCTACTAACCGAAAGAAAGCTATTAATAGGCTAGGCAGGACACACCTCAAAATAAGTAGGCAGCGTGAAGAACATGCCAAGATACTGGCGCGTTGCGTAATCCGGTCTAACGACCTGGTCGCCTACGAAGATTTGAGAGTTAAAAATTTAGTTAAAAACCATTGCCTTGCCAAATCTATTAATGATGCAGGTTGGTACAAGTTTCGGGAATGGCTAGAGCACTTTGGCACTAAGTTTGGTCGGATAACTGTTGCAGTAAATCCTGCTTATACTAGCCAAAACTGCTCTAGTTGCGGAGAAGTGGTCAAGAAGTCATTATCCACTCGAACCCATGTTTGCAAGTGTGGATGTCAGTTAGACCGTGATCACAATGCCGCCATAAACATCTTAACGATAGCCTTAGGTACGGTGGGGCACACCGGAACTTATCAAAACGCTCGGGGAGACTCGACCTCTACTCTGCTTGGTTCCGACCTGGTTGAGCAAGTTGGCTCGCTGAACCGAGAATCCCCTGGCATAAGCGCCATGGGGAGTGTCAAGCGCCGCTTTGATGGAATCCCCCCAATAGTTATCAGAGTTTAG
- the fabD gene encoding ACP S-malonyltransferase, with product MIKTAWVFPGQGSQVPGMGVDLLDLPSAKVKFKQAEEILGWSVLDICQGESDQLSQTLYTQPALYVVESILADLLMEQGERPNLVAGHSLGEYVALYTARVFNFEAGLRLVQHRAKLMDSASDGMMVALIGFKRPELEEKIEQIQDVVIANDNSPAQVVISGKPTAVQDLLSQIKVKRAVPLKVSGAFHSPLMAEAAAQFQELLLSVPFADAQVPVLSNVDPVPTVEAATLKHQLQSQITGSVRWREISLRLPVEGIEKVVEVGPGKVLTGLIKRMCPELILENVNSIADLQQCLAVG from the coding sequence ATGATAAAGACTGCATGGGTGTTTCCCGGACAAGGTTCTCAGGTACCAGGTATGGGAGTGGACTTATTAGACCTGCCCTCTGCAAAGGTTAAGTTTAAGCAAGCTGAGGAAATTTTAGGCTGGTCTGTTCTAGATATTTGTCAAGGGGAGTCCGATCAGTTATCTCAAACCCTCTACACTCAACCTGCCTTATACGTAGTTGAGAGTATCCTGGCTGATTTGCTCATGGAACAAGGGGAACGACCCAATCTAGTAGCGGGTCACAGCTTGGGAGAATATGTTGCCCTCTACACTGCCAGGGTATTTAACTTTGAGGCAGGGCTAAGGCTAGTCCAACATCGGGCTAAATTGATGGATAGTGCTTCTGATGGCATGATGGTTGCTCTGATTGGCTTCAAACGCCCAGAACTTGAAGAAAAAATCGAGCAGATACAGGATGTTGTTATTGCTAATGATAACAGTCCTGCTCAAGTGGTAATTTCAGGTAAACCAACAGCAGTTCAAGATTTGCTGAGTCAGATTAAAGTGAAACGGGCTGTTCCTCTAAAAGTGTCCGGTGCCTTTCATTCTCCCTTAATGGCTGAAGCAGCGGCTCAGTTCCAGGAACTCTTGCTGTCTGTCCCCTTTGCTGATGCCCAGGTACCAGTATTATCGAATGTGGACCCTGTACCCACGGTCGAGGCAGCTACCTTAAAACATCAACTCCAGTCTCAAATTACTGGCTCAGTGCGATGGCGAGAAATTTCTCTGAGGCTACCAGTGGAAGGGATTGAGAAAGTGGTGGAAGTCGGACCCGGTAAGGTGCTGACTGGCTTAATTAAACGGATGTGTCCCGAGTTAATTTTAGAAAACGTTAATAGCATTGCTGATCTGCAGCAATGCTTAGCAGTAGGCTAA
- a CDS encoding VWA domain-containing protein gives MNTKLLSYQRLIHLSTALGILFLGACTGKPNRLTQQSFEVKFLVGSALGQFCEQAAEQFNQQQPKLANGKGFSLSCETKSSSDVVTSLTSLAQQLKSRSLKRNRPEFPTLVSVDGEIYHRQLIDQINQIFPGKDYIGEITDAPLLAHSPMVFMTSAELADGLRQQPDLYKALVNTKTHQELDPNSPQLPIHLVHTAPTGSNSGLQTLVAQFASVSGKGPEQLTVADVQGYQTQIQAIQSKVIRYGVSTSSLAKDMVKNGSFWASIASVYESSVIAANSNQQAGQSRYEAVYPQATFTSNMRAILPKAPWVSRQEKAAAQQVIDYLRSPQVQKIATELGLRPGVPEVPLGAKFSAQFGVDSKARYDSLGSPQPEVVAAMLKSWQEFAKKPSQVVVLVNSSGSMSENKLAAVQKTLRAYIESLGPKEQIALIDFDSEIRPPVLVDSTPQKRDRAMAFIVNLNPDGGNRLYDAALEARNWLQNNYLERAINAVVILTDGEDSDSKLRLEQLSQELEKTGFSSEKRIAFFTVGYGNEGDFKPKVLEQIAEFNWGYYRQGDPSSIFKLMADLKLEF, from the coding sequence ATGAATACTAAATTATTGAGTTATCAGCGCCTAATTCACCTTAGCACCGCGTTGGGTATTCTTTTTCTAGGAGCTTGCACGGGAAAACCCAACCGTCTAACCCAGCAAAGCTTTGAGGTCAAATTCTTAGTCGGTAGCGCTTTAGGGCAATTCTGCGAGCAAGCAGCGGAGCAATTTAACCAACAACAGCCCAAATTAGCTAATGGCAAGGGGTTCTCTCTCAGCTGCGAAACTAAAAGTAGTAGCGATGTGGTAACTAGTTTGACATCCCTGGCGCAACAACTCAAATCCCGTAGCCTTAAGCGTAATCGGCCAGAATTTCCTACCTTAGTTTCGGTGGATGGGGAAATTTATCATCGTCAGTTAATCGATCAGATCAATCAGATTTTCCCAGGGAAAGATTACATTGGAGAAATTACCGATGCACCATTGTTAGCCCATAGCCCGATGGTATTTATGACATCAGCAGAATTAGCCGATGGATTACGCCAGCAACCGGATTTGTACAAAGCTTTGGTGAATACCAAAACCCACCAGGAACTGGATCCCAATAGCCCTCAATTGCCCATTCACCTTGTCCACACTGCTCCTACTGGCTCCAATTCTGGTTTACAAACCTTAGTTGCTCAATTTGCCAGTGTATCTGGTAAAGGACCAGAACAATTGACAGTAGCAGATGTGCAGGGTTATCAGACACAGATCCAAGCCATACAAAGTAAAGTGATTCGCTATGGTGTCTCTACCAGTTCCTTGGCAAAGGACATGGTAAAGAATGGTTCCTTTTGGGCATCGATTGCTTCAGTGTACGAGTCTTCGGTGATTGCTGCAAATTCTAATCAGCAAGCTGGGCAAAGCCGCTATGAGGCAGTGTATCCCCAGGCAACCTTTACCTCCAATATGCGAGCAATTTTACCCAAAGCTCCTTGGGTGAGTAGGCAGGAAAAGGCGGCTGCGCAACAGGTGATTGACTATTTGCGATCGCCTCAAGTGCAAAAAATTGCCACAGAACTTGGTTTAAGGCCAGGTGTACCAGAAGTGCCATTAGGTGCCAAGTTTTCTGCTCAATTCGGTGTTGATTCCAAGGCCAGATATGATTCCCTGGGTTCCCCTCAACCAGAGGTAGTGGCAGCCATGCTCAAGTCCTGGCAGGAATTTGCCAAAAAACCCTCACAAGTGGTGGTGCTGGTAAACTCTTCCGGTTCTATGTCGGAGAATAAATTAGCAGCGGTTCAAAAGACTTTGCGCGCATACATCGAGAGTTTAGGACCAAAAGAGCAAATTGCCCTGATTGATTTTGATTCCGAGATTCGTCCACCAGTATTGGTAGATAGCACCCCTCAAAAACGCGATCGCGCTATGGCGTTTATTGTTAATCTCAACCCTGACGGGGGTAATCGGTTATATGATGCTGCCCTCGAAGCCCGTAACTGGTTACAAAACAATTACCTAGAGCGTGCCATTAATGCTGTGGTGATTTTGACCGATGGCGAAGATTCTGATTCTAAGCTTCGTCTTGAGCAACTGTCTCAAGAACTGGAAAAAACTGGCTTTTCCAGCGAGAAGCGAATTGCCTTTTTCACTGTTGGTTACGGTAACGAAGGAGACTTTAAGCCCAAAGTACTAGAACAAATTGCTGAATTTAATTGGGGATACTACCGTCAAGGGGATCCATCAAGTATTTTTAAATTAATGGCAGATTTAAAACTAGAGTTTTAA
- the upp gene encoding uracil phosphoribosyltransferase, with the protein MINNVKVIHHPLVQHKLSLMRQAETSTAKFRQLLKEVGLLLAYEVTRDLPLKDEPINTPIGPMLAPMLASEKKMVIVSIMRAGQGLLDGILELIPSSRVGHIGLYRDPHTFVPIEYYFKLPDDMSQRDVLVVDPMLATGNTAVAAVDRLKEVSPKSIKFLCLLAAQQGLDYFQQHHPDVVIYTAAIDQELDHHGYIVPGLGDAGDRLYGTK; encoded by the coding sequence ATGATCAATAATGTCAAAGTAATTCACCATCCTCTTGTACAGCATAAGTTAAGCCTGATGCGTCAGGCTGAAACCAGTACAGCCAAATTTCGTCAACTCCTGAAAGAAGTTGGGTTATTGTTGGCATACGAGGTAACACGGGATTTGCCCCTGAAGGATGAACCAATCAATACACCAATTGGGCCGATGCTAGCTCCGATGCTGGCTTCAGAAAAGAAGATGGTGATTGTCTCGATTATGCGAGCCGGACAGGGTCTCTTAGATGGTATTCTAGAACTCATCCCATCGTCTCGTGTTGGTCATATCGGTTTGTACCGTGACCCCCATACCTTTGTGCCCATCGAATATTATTTCAAACTCCCCGATGATATGAGTCAGCGAGATGTGTTGGTGGTTGATCCGATGTTAGCTACAGGTAATACTGCCGTTGCTGCTGTTGACCGACTCAAAGAAGTTAGCCCGAAGTCAATTAAGTTTCTGTGCTTATTAGCAGCACAGCAAGGGCTTGACTATTTCCAACAGCACCATCCAGATGTAGTGATTTACACGGCGGCTATTGATCAAGAATTAGATCACCATGGCTATATTGTTCCAGGACTTGGGGATGCAGGCGATCGCTTGTATGGTACGAAGTAA